A segment of the Gemmatimonadota bacterium genome:
GTGAAGGATGCGGTTGGCGGTTGGTTGCCGGGCCCCGGAACCACGGTCTTCGTCCACAGACCCACATAGCGCGAATTCAGGTCCTCGTAGTACGCGTACCGACCCGGAGTGTAGACCGTGGGACCCGGGTTCTTGTGTGAAAGCCTCAACCCGAAGTGGGGCGCTTCCAGGAGGGCCTGTGTCCATCCTGTGGACGCGAAGCCACCCTGCCAATCCTGATCGAGGGGCGCGCTCGCGGACCGCAAACGGATGAAGTCAACCTGAACGGTGCTCCCCAGACCCATGATCCGCACGTGGAAGGGACCGTTCCCCACCGGATCGACGAGGTTCTCCCTGCCCACGAGGACCAGGCCGGTGGACCCCACGTCCGCCTGGAACTGGAATACCGGACCGGCCTTCTCATTGGTGATGCTCCACGCGATCAGGTCACGGCCGGGCGGGGGGGACGCCCCCACGTCCGTGCGCAGGGCTGCCGCAAACCCCGAGTAGGGGTGGGCGTTGTTGAGATACTGGTCGTCCTCGTCGGTGTCCGTTCCGAGGATCAGATGTAGCTCGTCCCACCACAGACCAAGACTTCGTGTCTCTTCGTTCAGCCGGACGGTGCCTCGACCATCGGCCCCGTAGCGGTGCAGCTTGAGCACGCCATTCTCGACGACCACATCGCCGACGGCGGTCGATCCGGTCGGATACCCGCTGTTGAAGTCCCAACTGGGATTGCGCCCTCCCACCCAGTACCAGTCGGCCCCGTGACTGCCGCCATAGGTCAGGGGCGAGCCGCCGACCACGTCGGCGACCGTCGACCCGGCCCCTTCGTCGTACGGCCAGTAGTGGTCCACGCCGGCACCGTTGGGATCCAGCCCGGACACCGCCGCCCCCCCCGATGGAAGCGGCCCCCGTGAGCCGTCCCCGAGCGCCACCGTCTGGATGCGCGCCAGCGCAGGAAGGGTGGCCAGCCCCAGGCCCACGTCGTCGCCCACATCCGCCGATACCGTGACCACAGCAGTCGACAGAGGCCCAGCATCGCTGCCCGCTCGGGGCTCCACGACGCTCGCGAGCGTCGCACCGCTGTGGAAATGCGTCAAGCCGAGCCAGGCCGCGGACAGGTTGATGCCCGCATCCAGCACATACCAGTCGCCTGCGACGAAGCTCGCCGCCGCGATGGGCGATGGCGCCACCGTACGATAGCCGCCGCCCAGATCCAGGTAGACGAGCTCGAGCCTCACGTCTCCAGCCCCATCCAACGCGATCTGCAGCGCCGCCTTCGTCGAGGCTCCGTCGGAGGCGACCGCGAGGGTCGAGCGTGCCCCAGGACCCGCCGCAACCACGCTCCGAATGGCCTCGCCATCGAACAGCACGAGCCAGTCCCACTCGGATCGCGCAGCCCAGACGGGGAGTGGGGCCGAAACCGCGTGCCCAGTACCCGTGCGTGAGCGAACCACCTTGGTGCTGTAGGTGCCGGGGATGTGCCGATGCGCCTCCGTCCGAACCAGGAGGGGATCCCGATCGAGACCGGTGGGGCTGACCCACGGGTCGCAGGCCGTCAACGCGGCGGCCAGCGCCACGGCGTACACCCGACGCATGATATTCCTCTTGTCCAACTTGGGGGGAGGCAGTCGACAAGCAGACTGCCAGGGCACCAGATGTTTAGTGCCGCTCAGCTGCGCGCCCTAGATGCTTATAGACTGCGGACGCCTTAGGCGCAACTAGCAGGATCCCGTTGGACAGGAAACAGATGGCGCAACACTCGCAGCTGACCCGCTGATGGTAGGCGCAGGATGTCCGCAGAACCCTATCGCGGCACCCGCGTCAGCGGATCGAGAAACTCCGTCGAGAGACACGGATCGGTCGCGTTGATCCGGAAGATCGCGACGCCGGCAGGTTCGCGGGTCACTTCCAGGAATTGGAGCGCGTCCGGACACGTCCGCTGCACCAGGGCAGCGTCGCGGTTGATCTCGAAGTTCGGATTCCAGAGGAGAAGGAGCGTGACGCCGTCCTCCGCGATCCGGTGCGCAAGGAAGGCGCCGGGCACGTCGAAGTCGGAAGGGCCCACGTCGGGCTCGGCCGGCGTAGCGTTCACGCCCGGAACACCCGTGTAGAGCCAAATCCCTGCCGGCAGCGGTGCCAGGAGTACGTCCTCCGTACCCGCGCGCTCCGCGACCCAGCGGGAGGCAGCTACCAGGTACCGCGTGTTGTCGACGAGGAACTGGGCCGGGTGGAAGTAGAGCTCGCCCTCCGCGCGTTCGCCGAACCGCATCGAGCGAATCTCCATCTGCCGGACACCCACAAGTAGGATCAGGACCGCAGCCAGCCCGTATCCCCAACGCCCACGGTGCACCGTGGGCTGGGCCCACCGCTGCACCGCCGCGGCGGCCAGCAGGCCGAACACCGGCAGCAGGATCAATACGAACCGGTCCTGGGAAAACGGCCAGAGCGCGATGACGACGCTGAGCGCCGCTCCACTCAAGACTACATCCGGATCGCTGCGGAGCCGCCGGGCACCTCCGACGACCGCCAGGAGAACCAAGGCTGCCAGGATTGCTCCACCCAGCACCGGCGGCTCGGCGAAATGGCTCGGAAGAGCCACTACGTAGCGGGTCACCTGCGAACGCAGCACGTCGAGGGTGGTGTGGAGCAGTTCGGAACCGCCGCCCGCGCCCAGCCAGTCGGAATAGGCCTCCTCGTCCGGCTGGGTACTGACGGGCCCGGCAGCGACGCTCAGGCGGTGCCAGAGGCTCCAGCATACCAGCGGCAGCAGCGCGGAGAGCGAAAAAAGCGCGACCGGGCGGCTGCCCGCCCGAACGATCAGCAGCGCCACCAGCAGGGCCGGGACCAACACGACGCCCTGAGTCCGGATGAGGGTCGCAGCGGCCACGGTCAATCCGAGCCCGAGCGCCCATCCCATTCGCGACCGGGGGGTCCCCGCCCGATGGAGGCGACCGAACAGCACCAGCGCGATCACCCAACTCAGGAGGAAGGGGGCTTCGCTGGTAGCGAGGTTCAGGTACTGGACCAGCCCTTCGAGGAAGAAGGGGGACAGCACGAAGAGCCCCGTGCTCAGGCGCGTGAGACCGAAGCGCGCCCGGGCCAGCCACCACAGCAGGCCGGCCGCCACCGCGCTCGCCAGCAGGCTCGCCCCCAACGCCAGCGCATGGACCGTGTCGAGCCCCCTGCCCATCCACCACAGGAGCGCATAGAACGCGGGCAGACCGGGAGGATACTTGAGATGGACGGGTGCTCCCGCCGTGTAGATGGAGTGGTACCCCTCCCCGGAGGCGATCGCCTTGCCTAGCGCCAGGTACACCCCGTCGTCGGAGAACGCACCCGCCGCCAACACGGGGGAGGTGCGCAGCAGCAGGTAGCCGAGCGCGACCACAGCCGCAGCGAGCCCCGCCTCCAGGAACAGCGAAACGGACGGCGGAGGGGAGGGAACGCCGGTGTGCACAGCCTCGTCGGACGACCGGGCCCCGTGCCGGTCATGCGCTATGTCGCTGTCGGCCATCTACGCTCGCCTGCTGCTACCACTCCTCGATCGACGGTGCACGACGGTCTGGCAAGGACCGGGCCTGGCGACGGGTGAGCCTCTGCACCCCACTTCTCAAGCCATGGGAAGCTCGACCGGCGGCAACACGGCTTCGATGCGCGACCGGTGGGGCTCCAGCCAGGGCGGCAATACCAAGGTCTCCCCCAGCCTCTCCGGCGCCTCATCCACAGCGAACCCGGGGCCATCCGTCGCAATCTCGAAGATCGTTCCACCCGGCTCCTGGAAGTACACCGACCGGAACCAGAAGCGGTCGATCACCGGCGTCGGCTGCAGACCCGCGCGCGCGAGGGCATCGCGTACCTGCGCCTGAGTCGCATCATCGGGAACGCGCCAGGCGACATGGTGGATGCTGCCCCGCCCGAGACGCGCCGGAGGCGTGTCCGGCGTCTCCAGGACGTCCACCCACGTGCCGGGGCCGCCGCCGGCAGCGGCGAAGCGGGTCCACCCGTCCTCTTGGCCCGCGTCGGCCAACCCGAGCAGCTCGGTGAGCACAGCGCGCGTGGGCCCGAGGTCCCGGACCCGGATCCGGACTGCGTGCAGACCGCGGACCTGCTCGGAGACGCCAACGCCGCCACCCTCCCAAGGCGTGAAGTCGCGCGACGCAGCGCTCTCCACCAGCACCACCGGCAACCCGTCGGGGTCGCTGAACGCCAGGGACCGCTCGCCGAAGCGCGTGGCCTCCGTCACGTCGGAGACCCCGGCGCGCGTCAGGCGGGCGCGCCACTCGGACAAGGAGCCCACGGGCACGGTCAGCGAGACCTCCGCGATCTCAGCCGACCCACGGCGCGGCGGAGCGATGTGCAGCCAGGGGAAGAAGGTGAGATCCGTGCCCGGCGTCCCCGCGCCGTCCGCGTAGAAGAAATGGTAGGTACCGGGATCGTCCTGGTTCACGCTGCGCTTGACCAGGCGCATGCCCAGCGTGCCGACATAGAAGTCGAGGTTCGCCTGCGGGCGAGAGGCCATGGCGGTGACGTGATGGATGCCGGTCACTGCGGACATGTGCTCCCTCTATGCAGGTCTTGCGGGCTACAGGATTCTCGGCCGCGCGCTCTTCGGTCGGACCGTTAAGCTAGCGCGCCTGTCCAGGCACTCCGTCCGCCGAATGTGCAGATCCCGGCCCGAACAGTCCCCCTCCCGACTGCCGCGCGTAGTCGATGAGAAGGATGACGCTCATCCCATAGCTGCGGATCCCGCCGGGGACTCGGTTGGCCCTCAGGTAGCGGTCGTTGACTGCGGACCCGATGCGCGTACCGACCCCTCGGTAGCGTGCCCAGAACGCAGCGGCGTCCCCGAGATCGCGGCGGACCCCCGGGAGCCAGCGGGCCGTCACCATGTCGAAGCGCTCCCGGTCCGCCTGCGCCAGCACGCCGAGCAGTTGGCGGGCTGCGAACACCGCACAGGAATACCGTAGGAGAGGGTCGAGTGACGCGCTGCCGGCCACGAACCCCAGGAAGCTGGCCTCCGCTTCGTTCGCGACGCCACGCTGATGCGCCTGTTCGTGTGCCATGCTGTGGGCTGCGCTCACGGCGGGGAGGCCGCGGATGAGGTTGGCCTCCGCCGTGAAGGGAAAGAACATCCCCGCGATGCCGAAACGTGCCAGGACACCGCTGCTGAGCGGCCTCTTGGGACGACCGTACACACGATCGAACTGGGGCCCCAGATCCAGTCGGTCGGCCGCGACGACCCACCCCTTCTGCAGGGCGGAGCGCAGCCGCTCGTCGGGCTCGGGGAATGGGGTAGGCACGCCCGCATCGTCGCTGCCGTGCAGCGTCCTGTAGGCGGCGTTGGCCGCTTCGAGGGCCTCGATCGCCAGCGCCTCGACCTCATCCACCTCAGCCCCCTGCCACGCGGGCCACGCCAGTCGCTGCGCCAGGGGCGCGCGCGCGTAGTT
Coding sequences within it:
- a CDS encoding glycosyltransferase family 39 protein, producing the protein MADSDIAHDRHGARSSDEAVHTGVPSPPPSVSLFLEAGLAAAVVALGYLLLRTSPVLAAGAFSDDGVYLALGKAIASGEGYHSIYTAGAPVHLKYPPGLPAFYALLWWMGRGLDTVHALALGASLLASAVAAGLLWWLARARFGLTRLSTGLFVLSPFFLEGLVQYLNLATSEAPFLLSWVIALVLFGRLHRAGTPRSRMGWALGLGLTVAAATLIRTQGVVLVPALLVALLIVRAGSRPVALFSLSALLPLVCWSLWHRLSVAAGPVSTQPDEEAYSDWLGAGGGSELLHTTLDVLRSQVTRYVVALPSHFAEPPVLGGAILAALVLLAVVGGARRLRSDPDVVLSGAALSVVIALWPFSQDRFVLILLPVFGLLAAAAVQRWAQPTVHRGRWGYGLAAVLILLVGVRQMEIRSMRFGERAEGELYFHPAQFLVDNTRYLVAASRWVAERAGTEDVLLAPLPAGIWLYTGVPGVNATPAEPDVGPSDFDVPGAFLAHRIAEDGVTLLLLWNPNFEINRDAALVQRTCPDALQFLEVTREPAGVAIFRINATDPCLSTEFLDPLTRVPR
- a CDS encoding ring-cleaving dioxygenase — translated: MSAVTGIHHVTAMASRPQANLDFYVGTLGMRLVKRSVNQDDPGTYHFFYADGAGTPGTDLTFFPWLHIAPPRRGSAEIAEVSLTVPVGSLSEWRARLTRAGVSDVTEATRFGERSLAFSDPDGLPVVLVESAASRDFTPWEGGGVGVSEQVRGLHAVRIRVRDLGPTRAVLTELLGLADAGQEDGWTRFAAAGGGPGTWVDVLETPDTPPARLGRGSIHHVAWRVPDDATQAQVRDALARAGLQPTPVIDRFWFRSVYFQEPGGTIFEIATDGPGFAVDEAPERLGETLVLPPWLEPHRSRIEAVLPPVELPMA
- a CDS encoding DUF3810 domain-containing protein, producing MSESTRDFLQRWRRALWSAALGASAYLASLALRAAPGFTERVYARGIGPVLIEPLSRLSGLLPFALGEWLTALYVGALMVMGARGVSGVLSGRQRLVTALGEGMRRALVHVGVLAAGFYLLWGFNYARAPLAQRLAWPAWQGAEVDEVEALAIEALEAANAAYRTLHGSDDAGVPTPFPEPDERLRSALQKGWVVAADRLDLGPQFDRVYGRPKRPLSSGVLARFGIAGMFFPFTAEANLIRGLPAVSAAHSMAHEQAHQRGVANEAEASFLGFVAGSASLDPLLRYSCAVFAARQLLGVLAQADRERFDMVTARWLPGVRRDLGDAAAFWARYRGVGTRIGSAVNDRYLRANRVPGGIRSYGMSVILLIDYARQSGGGLFGPGSAHSADGVPGQAR